Proteins co-encoded in one Marmota flaviventris isolate mMarFla1 chromosome 9, mMarFla1.hap1, whole genome shotgun sequence genomic window:
- the LOC114093552 gene encoding olfactory receptor 4P4-like: METMEYENITEFILLGLFSNENAKATCSVIFSLCYLAILSGNLAVLLTIKGSHLGEQPMYFFLSYLSFMDVCFTSTVAPKLIIDLLVQWKTISFSGCMSQMFYAHFFGATEIFILVAMAYDRYVAICRPLHYMVIMSRQVCYILVMASVIGAFAHSLMQVLIIIQLPFCGPNQIDHYFCDVFPLLKLACMDTRLLKIIIVTTTGVLSILTFVALVISYIIILFTLRTHSSEGRHKALSTCGSHITVVFMFFLPLIFTYVPMADSVSDDKVFALFYTMIAPLFNPLIYTLRNTDMKNAMRKVWGPKKLFEKN, translated from the coding sequence ATGGAAACAATGGAATATGAAAACATTACTGAATTTATTCTCCTGGGACTATTTAGTAATGAGAATGCAAAGGCTACCTGCTCTGTGATATTTTCACTTTGCTATCTTGCAATTCTTTCAGGAAACCTGGCCGTTCTTCTCACCATCAAGGGAAGCCACCTTGGTGAGCAacccatgtattttttcctcagCTACCTGTCCTTCATGGATGTCTGCTTTACTTCCACAGTGGCCCCCAAACTGATCATAGACTTATTGGTTCAGTGGAAAACCATCTCCTTCAGTGGCTGCATGTCCCAGATGTTTTATGCCCACTTCTTCGGAGCCACTGAGATCTTTATCTTGGTGGCCATGGCCTATGATCGCTATGTAGCCATCTGTAGACCCCTTCACTATATGGTCATCATGAGCAGACAGGTGTGCTATATTCTTGTGATGGCTTCTGTTATTGGAGCCTTTGCCCATTCACTGATGCAGGTATTAATTATTATTCAACTTCCTTTCTGTGGCCCCAATCAAATAGACCACTATTTCTGTGACGTCTTCCCCTTGTTGAAGTTGGCCTGCATGGACACGAGGCTCTTGAAAATTATAATTGTCACCACCACAGGGGTGTTGTCCATTTTGACTTTTGTTGCCTTGGTAATTTCTTACATCATCATCCTGTTCACTTTGAGGACTCACTCATCTGAGGGCCGCCACAAAGCCCTCTCCACCTGTGGCTCCCACATCACTGTTGTGTTCATGTTCTTCTTGCCCCTCATCTTCACCTATGTCCCTATGGCCGATTCTGTCAGTGATGACAAAGTGTTTGCTCTGTTTTACACCATGATTGCCCCCTTGTTCAACCCTCTCATCTACACACTGAGAAACACAGATATGAAGAATGCCATGAGGAAAGTGTGGGGCcccaaaaaattatttgaaaagaattgA
- the LOC139707092 gene encoding olfactory receptor 4C16-like, whose translation MQLNNNVTEFILLGLTQDPFRKKIVFVIFLLFYLGTLLGNLLIITTIKTSRALGSPMYFFLFYLSLSDTCFSTSIAPRTLVDALSEKTTISFNECIIQVFTFHFFGCLEVLILILMAIDRYVAICKPLHYMTIMSHRVCSVLVAVAWVGSCVHSLAQIFLALSLPFCGPNVIDHYFCDLEPLLKLACADTYVTNLLLVSNSGALCTVSFLVLMFSYVIILHSLRNHSAEGRRKALSTCISHIIVVILFFGPCIFIYTRPATTFPMDKMIAVFYTIGTPLINPLIYTLRNAEVKNAMRKLWSKKLVSDDSR comes from the coding sequence ATGCAGCTAAACAACAATGTGACTGAGTTCATCCTACTTGGATTGACACAGGATCCATTTAGGAAGAAAATAGTCTTTGTCATATTTCTGCTTTTCTATTTGGGGACATTGCTGGGTAACTTGCTGATTATCACCACCATCAAGACCAGTCGGGCACTTGGCAGTCCAatgtacttcttccttttctacttaTCCTTATCTGACACCTGCTTCTCTACTTCCATAGCTCCTAGAACACTTGTGGATGCCCTTTCAGAGAAGACCACTATTTCTTTCAATGAGTGCATAATCCAAGTCTTTACATTCCATTTCTTTGGCTGCCTGGAAGTCTTAATCCTCATCCTCATGGCCattgaccgctatgtggccatctgtaagccCCTGCACTACATGACTATCATGAGCCACCGGGTCTGCAGTGTGTTGGTGGCTGTGGCCTGGGTGGGGTCCTGTGTGCATTCTTTAGCTCAGATTTTTCTTGCCTTGAGTTTGCCTTTCTGTGGTCCCAATGTGATTGACCACTATTTCTGTGATTTGGAACCCTTGTTGAAGCTCGCCTGTGCAGACACATATGTGACCAACCTCCTCCTGGTGTCCAACAGTGGGGCCCTTTGTACAGTGAGTTTTCTTGTGCTCATGTTCTCCTATGTCATCATCTTGCATTCGCTGAGAAACCACAGtgcagaagggaggagaaaggccCTGTCCACCTGCATCTCCCACATCATCGTGGTCATCTTGTTCTTTGGACCttgcatatttatatacacacgGCCTGCAACCACCTTCCCCATGGATAAGATGATAGCTGTGTTTTACACCATCGGAACACCTTTGATTAACCCTCTGATTTACACACTGAGGAATGCAGAAGTGAAAAATGCCATGAGGAAGTTGTGGAGCAAGAAATTGGTCTCAGATGACAGCAGATGA